A section of the Lepus europaeus isolate LE1 chromosome 10, mLepTim1.pri, whole genome shotgun sequence genome encodes:
- the GNAS gene encoding guanine nucleotide-binding protein G(s) subunit alpha isoform X5, with product MGCLGNSKTEDQRNEEKAQREANKKIEKQLQKDKQVYRATHRLLLLGAGESGKSTIVKQMRILHVNGFNGDEKATKVQDIKNNLKEAIETIVAAMSNLVPPVELANPENQFRVDYILSVMNVPDFDFPPEFYEHAKALWEDEGVRACYERSNEYQLIDCAQYFLDKIDVIKQADYVPSDQDLLRCRVLTSGIFETKFQVDKVNFHMFDVGGQRDERRKWIQCFNDVTAIIFVVASSSYNMVIREDNQTNRLQEALNLFKSIWNNRWLRTISVILFLNKQDLLAEKVLAGKSKIEDYFPEFARYTTPEDATPEPGEDPRVTRAKYFIRDEFLRISTASGDGRHYCYPHFTCAVDTENIRRVFNDCRDIIQRMHLRQYELL from the exons ATGGGCTGTCTCGGGAACAGTAAGACCGAGGACCAGCGCAACGAGGAGAAGGCGCAGCGCGAGGCCAACAAGAAGATCGAGAAGCAGCTGCAGAAGGACAAGCAGGTCTACCGGGCCACGCAccgcctgctgctgctgg GTGCTGGAGAGTCTGGTAAAAGCACCATTGTGAAGCAAATGAGGATCCTGCATGTTAATGGGTTTAATGGAGA TGAGAAGGCCACGAAGGTGCAGGACATCAAAAACAACCTGAAGGAGGCCATCGAA ACCATCGTGGCCGCCATGAGCAACCTGGTGCCCCCGGTGGAGCTGGCCAACCCTGAGAACCAGTTCAGAGTGGACTACATTCTGAGCGTGATGAACGTGCCTGACTTTGACTTccctccc GAGTTCTACGAGCACGCCAAGGCTCTGTGGGAGGACGAAGGAGTGCGGGCCTGCTACGAGCGCTCCAACGAGTACCAGCTGATTGACTGCGCCCAGTA CTTCCTGGACAAGATTGACGTGATCAAGCAGGCCGACTACGTGCCCAGCGACCAG GACCTGCTGCGCTGCCGCGTCCTGACCTCTGGAATCTTTGAGACCAAGTTCCAGGTGGACAAAGTCAACTTCCA cATGTTCGATGTGGGCGGCCAGCGCGACGAGCGCCGCAAGTGGATCCAGTGCTTCAACG ACGTGACCGCCATCATCTTCGTGGTGGCCAGCAGCAGCTACAACATGGTCATCCGCGAGGACAACCAGACCAACCGCCTGCAGGAGGCGCTGAACCTCTTCAAGAGCATCTGGAACAACAG atggctgcgcaCCATCTCCGTGATTCTGTTCCTCAACAAGCAAGACCTGCTGGCGGAGAAGGTGCTGGCCGGGAAATCCAAGATCGAGGACTACTTCCCCGAGTTTGCCCGCTACACTACTCCTGAGGATG CTACTCCCGAGCCCGGAGAGGACCCACGCGTGACTCGGGCCAAGTACTTCATCCGCGACGAGTTCCTG AGAATCAGCACCGCTAGTGGAGATGGGCGCCACTACTGCTACCCTCACTTCACCTGCGCTGTGGACACCGAGAACATCCGCCGCGTGTTCAACGACTGCCGTGACATCATCCAGCGCATGCACCTGCGTCAGTACGAGCTGCTCTAA
- the GNAS gene encoding guanine nucleotide-binding protein G(s) subunit alpha isoform X7 produces MRILHVNGFNGEGGEDDAQAARSNSDGEKATKVQDIKNNLKEAIETIVAAMSNLVPPVELANPENQFRVDYILSVMNVPDFDFPPEFYEHAKALWEDEGVRACYERSNEYQLIDCAQYFLDKIDVIKQADYVPSDQDLLRCRVLTSGIFETKFQVDKVNFHMFDVGGQRDERRKWIQCFNDVTAIIFVVASSSYNMVIREDNQTNRLQEALNLFKSIWNNRWLRTISVILFLNKQDLLAEKVLAGKSKIEDYFPEFARYTTPEDATPEPGEDPRVTRAKYFIRDEFLRISTASGDGRHYCYPHFTCAVDTENIRRVFNDCRDIIQRMHLRQYELL; encoded by the exons ATGAGGATCCTGCATGTTAATGGGTTTAATGGAGA GGGCGGCGAAGACGACGCGCAGGCTGCCAGGAGCAACAGCGATGG TGAGAAGGCCACGAAGGTGCAGGACATCAAAAACAACCTGAAGGAGGCCATCGAA ACCATCGTGGCCGCCATGAGCAACCTGGTGCCCCCGGTGGAGCTGGCCAACCCTGAGAACCAGTTCAGAGTGGACTACATTCTGAGCGTGATGAACGTGCCTGACTTTGACTTccctccc GAGTTCTACGAGCACGCCAAGGCTCTGTGGGAGGACGAAGGAGTGCGGGCCTGCTACGAGCGCTCCAACGAGTACCAGCTGATTGACTGCGCCCAGTA CTTCCTGGACAAGATTGACGTGATCAAGCAGGCCGACTACGTGCCCAGCGACCAG GACCTGCTGCGCTGCCGCGTCCTGACCTCTGGAATCTTTGAGACCAAGTTCCAGGTGGACAAAGTCAACTTCCA cATGTTCGATGTGGGCGGCCAGCGCGACGAGCGCCGCAAGTGGATCCAGTGCTTCAACG ACGTGACCGCCATCATCTTCGTGGTGGCCAGCAGCAGCTACAACATGGTCATCCGCGAGGACAACCAGACCAACCGCCTGCAGGAGGCGCTGAACCTCTTCAAGAGCATCTGGAACAACAG atggctgcgcaCCATCTCCGTGATTCTGTTCCTCAACAAGCAAGACCTGCTGGCGGAGAAGGTGCTGGCCGGGAAATCCAAGATCGAGGACTACTTCCCCGAGTTTGCCCGCTACACTACTCCTGAGGATG CTACTCCCGAGCCCGGAGAGGACCCACGCGTGACTCGGGCCAAGTACTTCATCCGCGACGAGTTCCTG AGAATCAGCACCGCTAGTGGAGATGGGCGCCACTACTGCTACCCTCACTTCACCTGCGCTGTGGACACCGAGAACATCCGCCGCGTGTTCAACGACTGCCGTGACATCATCCAGCGCATGCACCTGCGTCAGTACGAGCTGCTCTAA
- the GNAS gene encoding guanine nucleotide-binding protein G(s) subunit alpha isoform X6 yields MRILHVNGFNGDEKATKVQDIKNNLKEAIETIVAAMSNLVPPVELANPENQFRVDYILSVMNVPDFDFPPEFYEHAKALWEDEGVRACYERSNEYQLIDCAQYFLDKIDVIKQADYVPSDQDLLRCRVLTSGIFETKFQVDKVNFHMFDVGGQRDERRKWIQCFNDVTAIIFVVASSSYNMVIREDNQTNRLQEALNLFKSIWNNRWLRTISVILFLNKQDLLAEKVLAGKSKIEDYFPEFARYTTPEDATPEPGEDPRVTRAKYFIRDEFLRISTASGDGRHYCYPHFTCAVDTENIRRVFNDCRDIIQRMHLRQYELL; encoded by the exons ATGAGGATCCTGCATGTTAATGGGTTTAATGGAGA TGAGAAGGCCACGAAGGTGCAGGACATCAAAAACAACCTGAAGGAGGCCATCGAA ACCATCGTGGCCGCCATGAGCAACCTGGTGCCCCCGGTGGAGCTGGCCAACCCTGAGAACCAGTTCAGAGTGGACTACATTCTGAGCGTGATGAACGTGCCTGACTTTGACTTccctccc GAGTTCTACGAGCACGCCAAGGCTCTGTGGGAGGACGAAGGAGTGCGGGCCTGCTACGAGCGCTCCAACGAGTACCAGCTGATTGACTGCGCCCAGTA CTTCCTGGACAAGATTGACGTGATCAAGCAGGCCGACTACGTGCCCAGCGACCAG GACCTGCTGCGCTGCCGCGTCCTGACCTCTGGAATCTTTGAGACCAAGTTCCAGGTGGACAAAGTCAACTTCCA cATGTTCGATGTGGGCGGCCAGCGCGACGAGCGCCGCAAGTGGATCCAGTGCTTCAACG ACGTGACCGCCATCATCTTCGTGGTGGCCAGCAGCAGCTACAACATGGTCATCCGCGAGGACAACCAGACCAACCGCCTGCAGGAGGCGCTGAACCTCTTCAAGAGCATCTGGAACAACAG atggctgcgcaCCATCTCCGTGATTCTGTTCCTCAACAAGCAAGACCTGCTGGCGGAGAAGGTGCTGGCCGGGAAATCCAAGATCGAGGACTACTTCCCCGAGTTTGCCCGCTACACTACTCCTGAGGATG CTACTCCCGAGCCCGGAGAGGACCCACGCGTGACTCGGGCCAAGTACTTCATCCGCGACGAGTTCCTG AGAATCAGCACCGCTAGTGGAGATGGGCGCCACTACTGCTACCCTCACTTCACCTGCGCTGTGGACACCGAGAACATCCGCCGCGTGTTCAACGACTGCCGTGACATCATCCAGCGCATGCACCTGCGTCAGTACGAGCTGCTCTAA
- the GNAS gene encoding guanine nucleotide-binding protein G(s) subunit alpha isoform X4, whose translation MGCLGNSKTEDQRNEEKAQREANKKIEKQLQKDKQVYRATHRLLLLGAGESGKSTIVKQMRILHVNGFNGEGGEDDAQAARSNSDGEKATKVQDIKNNLKEAIETIVAAMSNLVPPVELANPENQFRVDYILSVMNVPDFDFPPEFYEHAKALWEDEGVRACYERSNEYQLIDCAQYFLDKIDVIKQADYVPSDQDLLRCRVLTSGIFETKFQVDKVNFHMFDVGGQRDERRKWIQCFNDVTAIIFVVASSSYNMVIREDNQTNRLQEALNLFKSIWNNRWLRTISVILFLNKQDLLAEKVLAGKSKIEDYFPEFARYTTPEDATPEPGEDPRVTRAKYFIRDEFLRISTASGDGRHYCYPHFTCAVDTENIRRVFNDCRDIIQRMHLRQYELL comes from the exons ATGGGCTGTCTCGGGAACAGTAAGACCGAGGACCAGCGCAACGAGGAGAAGGCGCAGCGCGAGGCCAACAAGAAGATCGAGAAGCAGCTGCAGAAGGACAAGCAGGTCTACCGGGCCACGCAccgcctgctgctgctgg GTGCTGGAGAGTCTGGTAAAAGCACCATTGTGAAGCAAATGAGGATCCTGCATGTTAATGGGTTTAATGGAGA GGGCGGCGAAGACGACGCGCAGGCTGCCAGGAGCAACAGCGATGG TGAGAAGGCCACGAAGGTGCAGGACATCAAAAACAACCTGAAGGAGGCCATCGAA ACCATCGTGGCCGCCATGAGCAACCTGGTGCCCCCGGTGGAGCTGGCCAACCCTGAGAACCAGTTCAGAGTGGACTACATTCTGAGCGTGATGAACGTGCCTGACTTTGACTTccctccc GAGTTCTACGAGCACGCCAAGGCTCTGTGGGAGGACGAAGGAGTGCGGGCCTGCTACGAGCGCTCCAACGAGTACCAGCTGATTGACTGCGCCCAGTA CTTCCTGGACAAGATTGACGTGATCAAGCAGGCCGACTACGTGCCCAGCGACCAG GACCTGCTGCGCTGCCGCGTCCTGACCTCTGGAATCTTTGAGACCAAGTTCCAGGTGGACAAAGTCAACTTCCA cATGTTCGATGTGGGCGGCCAGCGCGACGAGCGCCGCAAGTGGATCCAGTGCTTCAACG ACGTGACCGCCATCATCTTCGTGGTGGCCAGCAGCAGCTACAACATGGTCATCCGCGAGGACAACCAGACCAACCGCCTGCAGGAGGCGCTGAACCTCTTCAAGAGCATCTGGAACAACAG atggctgcgcaCCATCTCCGTGATTCTGTTCCTCAACAAGCAAGACCTGCTGGCGGAGAAGGTGCTGGCCGGGAAATCCAAGATCGAGGACTACTTCCCCGAGTTTGCCCGCTACACTACTCCTGAGGATG CTACTCCCGAGCCCGGAGAGGACCCACGCGTGACTCGGGCCAAGTACTTCATCCGCGACGAGTTCCTG AGAATCAGCACCGCTAGTGGAGATGGGCGCCACTACTGCTACCCTCACTTCACCTGCGCTGTGGACACCGAGAACATCCGCCGCGTGTTCAACGACTGCCGTGACATCATCCAGCGCATGCACCTGCGTCAGTACGAGCTGCTCTAA